The Streptomyces sp. NBC_00670 genome window below encodes:
- a CDS encoding glycosyltransferase family 4 protein, with product MNRTTSTTSHPTGPGPARRAAVRLALHLWRRRRRKITFLLHNAYAIGGTVRTTFNLAAALADDHDVEIVSMSRHRDTPRFDLDPRVRLVPLVDTRPGSPDLDDPAYAQPAEDFPTAEKRHKQYSRLTDLRVRAHLERCDADVIIGTRPGINVYLARFGPRRALRIAQEHLRHDAHGKRLRAELARHYRSMDAVVTMTEADARVYRRRMPLPGVRVVSVPNIVPPVDVPPSDGTSKVIAAAGRLAPGKRFDLLLEAFATVAAKEPDWHLRIYGGGNAKEGLEALIDELGLAGRARLMGPCTPIEAEFAKASLVVSASDAESFGMTLVEAMRCGVPVISTDCPLGPAEIVTDGVDGRLVPVDDAPALADAILDLIADDALRHGMAAAALRSAHRYDPAPITTRYDHLFATLRMTRALRACRRSTR from the coding sequence ATGAACCGCACGACGAGCACGACGAGCCACCCCACGGGCCCCGGCCCGGCCCGGAGGGCCGCCGTCCGGCTGGCCCTCCACCTCTGGCGGCGCCGCCGCCGGAAGATCACCTTCCTGCTGCACAACGCGTACGCCATCGGCGGCACCGTCCGCACCACCTTCAACCTCGCCGCCGCGCTCGCCGACGACCACGACGTGGAGATCGTCTCCATGTCCCGGCACCGGGACACCCCCCGCTTCGACCTCGACCCGCGCGTCCGCCTCGTCCCGCTGGTGGACACCCGCCCCGGCAGCCCCGACCTGGACGACCCCGCCTACGCGCAACCCGCCGAGGACTTCCCCACCGCCGAGAAGCGGCACAAGCAGTACTCCCGCCTCACCGACCTGCGCGTCCGCGCCCACCTCGAACGGTGCGACGCCGACGTGATCATCGGCACCCGGCCCGGCATCAACGTCTACCTCGCCCGCTTCGGCCCCCGCCGCGCGCTGCGCATCGCCCAGGAACACCTGCGGCACGACGCGCACGGCAAGCGGCTGCGCGCCGAGCTCGCCCGCCACTACCGGTCCATGGACGCGGTGGTGACGATGACCGAGGCCGACGCGCGGGTCTACCGCAGGCGGATGCCGCTGCCGGGGGTACGGGTGGTGTCGGTGCCGAACATCGTGCCGCCGGTGGACGTCCCGCCGTCCGACGGCACCTCGAAGGTGATCGCGGCGGCCGGCCGGCTCGCCCCCGGCAAACGCTTCGACCTGCTGCTGGAGGCGTTCGCGACGGTCGCGGCCAAGGAACCCGACTGGCACTTGCGCATCTACGGCGGCGGCAACGCGAAGGAGGGGCTGGAGGCGTTGATCGACGAACTCGGCCTCGCGGGCCGGGCCCGGCTGATGGGGCCCTGCACCCCCATCGAGGCGGAGTTCGCGAAGGCGTCCCTGGTGGTGAGCGCGTCGGACGCGGAGTCCTTCGGGATGACGCTGGTGGAGGCGATGCGCTGCGGGGTACCGGTGATCAGCACGGACTGCCCGCTGGGGCCCGCCGAAATCGTCACGGACGGCGTCGACGGCCGCCTCGTCCCCGTCGACGACGCCCCCGCCCTCGCCGACGCGATCCTCGACCTCATCGCCGACGACGCCCTGCGCCACGGCATGGCAGCGGCAGCCCTGCGAAGCGCCCACCGCTACGACCCCGCCCCCATCACGACCCGCTACGACCACCTGTTCGCCACGCTGCGCATGACACGGGCACTCCGCGCCTGCCGCCGAAGCACGCGGTAG
- a CDS encoding response regulator transcription factor has product MTQTVLLAEDDRAIRHALERALTLEGYEVTAVADGVEALAHAHRTPPDVLLLDVMMPGIDGLQVCRVLRAEGDRTPILMLTALVETADRIAGLDAGADDYVVKPFDVEEVFARLRALLRRTGTAGYGGYAGPDGPNGGAVLKGERWSGGQLSVAGLRMDVQARRAWRGERELELTRTEFDLLELLARNAGIVLDHATIYDRIWGYDFGPGSKNLAVYVGYLRRKLDEPGAPALIHTVRGVGYVLRED; this is encoded by the coding sequence GTGACCCAGACAGTTCTGCTGGCCGAGGACGACCGTGCCATCCGTCATGCCCTGGAACGCGCCCTGACGCTCGAGGGTTACGAGGTGACCGCCGTGGCCGACGGGGTGGAGGCCCTCGCGCACGCCCACCGCACCCCGCCCGACGTGCTGCTTCTCGACGTGATGATGCCCGGCATCGACGGCCTTCAGGTCTGCCGTGTACTCCGTGCGGAGGGTGACCGTACGCCCATCCTGATGCTGACCGCGCTGGTCGAGACGGCGGACCGGATCGCCGGTCTGGACGCGGGCGCGGACGACTACGTCGTCAAACCGTTCGACGTGGAGGAGGTCTTCGCCCGGCTGCGCGCGCTGCTGCGGCGCACGGGGACGGCGGGGTACGGCGGGTACGCCGGTCCCGACGGTCCGAACGGCGGTGCGGTGCTCAAGGGGGAGCGCTGGTCCGGCGGGCAACTGTCGGTGGCGGGGCTGCGCATGGACGTGCAGGCGCGGCGGGCGTGGCGCGGGGAGCGGGAGCTGGAGCTCACCCGCACGGAGTTCGACCTGCTGGAACTCCTCGCGCGCAACGCCGGGATCGTGCTCGACCACGCCACGATCTACGACCGCATCTGGGGCTACGACTTCGGCCCCGGCTCCAAGAACCTCGCGGTCTACGTCGGCTATCTGCGCCGCAAGCTGGACGAACCGGGGGCGCCGGCGCTGATCCACACGGTGCGGGGTGTGGGGTACGTGCTGAGGGAGGACTAG
- a CDS encoding sensor histidine kinase has translation MSRVPGRLRTVSSLRTTFTVSFAAVAVGVTVLIGFLSYDAAARLVRVDEKTVFSERVEDLRNQVRQQRFDSDDFAKDDPDRDGPRAAIFRSSRMDVQVIGPSGTVVDPGKPRLPVDATGRRMAGAATAGQLVEQGEVAVAGDFYRVAIVSLGGGRGAVQVAQEFSDTEDLLRELQKRTILLVAAVVSGSGLFGWWLARRITRRLVRLTEAAENVARTRRLGIQVPVTGHDEVARLGRSFDRMLGRLAQSEEDQRRLVQDAGHELRTPLTSLRTNISLLRRIDELPPSTREELVADLAQESRELTDLVNELVDLAAGQSDAEPVRRVALGDLAEDVAVIVRRRTGREVTVRVTGDTTVDGRASALQRAVSNLVENAVKFDRGGTAPITVTVAGPAHTGATRTDAAPPRAGAVRVEVLDRGPGVAEEDLQRIFDRFYRTADARSLPGSGLGLSIVREVATSHGGAAFAYRREGGGSVMGFTVTGAAPKGA, from the coding sequence GTGAGCCGGGTTCCCGGCCGGCTGAGGACGGTGTCGTCGCTGCGGACGACCTTCACCGTGTCGTTCGCGGCCGTCGCCGTCGGCGTCACCGTGCTGATCGGGTTCCTCAGTTACGACGCCGCGGCCCGGCTCGTCCGCGTCGACGAGAAGACCGTGTTCTCCGAGCGCGTGGAGGATCTGCGCAACCAGGTGCGGCAGCAGCGGTTCGACTCCGACGACTTCGCCAAGGACGATCCCGACCGGGACGGTCCGCGTGCCGCGATCTTCCGTTCCAGCCGGATGGACGTGCAGGTCATCGGCCCGTCCGGCACGGTCGTCGACCCCGGCAAGCCGCGGCTGCCGGTGGACGCCACCGGCCGCCGGATGGCCGGGGCGGCGACGGCCGGGCAGCTGGTCGAGCAGGGCGAGGTCGCGGTCGCGGGCGACTTCTACCGGGTGGCGATCGTCTCGCTGGGCGGCGGGCGCGGCGCGGTGCAGGTGGCGCAGGAGTTCAGCGACACCGAGGATCTGCTGCGGGAGCTGCAGAAACGGACGATCCTGCTGGTCGCCGCGGTGGTGAGCGGCTCCGGGCTGTTCGGCTGGTGGCTGGCCCGGCGGATCACCCGGCGGCTGGTCCGGCTCACGGAGGCGGCGGAGAACGTGGCCCGCACCCGGCGGCTGGGCATCCAGGTGCCGGTGACCGGGCACGACGAGGTGGCCCGGCTCGGCCGCTCGTTCGACCGGATGCTCGGCCGGCTGGCGCAGTCGGAGGAGGACCAGCGCCGTCTCGTGCAGGACGCGGGGCACGAGCTGCGGACGCCGCTGACCTCGCTGCGGACGAACATCTCGCTGCTGCGCCGCATCGACGAACTGCCGCCCTCGACGCGGGAGGAACTCGTCGCCGACCTCGCGCAGGAGTCCCGCGAGCTGACGGACCTCGTCAACGAGCTGGTCGACCTCGCGGCCGGGCAGTCGGACGCCGAGCCGGTGCGGCGGGTGGCGCTGGGCGACCTCGCGGAGGACGTGGCGGTGATCGTCCGCCGCCGTACGGGGCGCGAGGTGACGGTCCGGGTCACCGGGGACACGACGGTGGACGGGCGGGCGTCGGCGTTGCAGCGGGCGGTGTCGAACCTGGTCGAGAACGCGGTGAAGTTCGACCGCGGCGGTACCGCCCCGATCACGGTGACGGTGGCGGGCCCGGCGCACACGGGGGCGACCCGCACGGACGCGGCGCCGCCGCGCGCGGGCGCGGTGCGGGTGGAGGTGCTGGACCGGGGGCCGGGGGTGGCGGAGGAGGACCTCCAGCGGATCTTCGACCGCTTCTACCGGACGGCGGACGCGCGCAGCCTGCCGGGGTCGGGGCTGGGGCTGTCGATCGTCCGCGAGGTGGCGACGTCGCACGGAGGCGCGGCGTTCGCCTACCGACGGGAGGGCGGCGGTTCGGTCATGGGGTTCACGGTGACGGGGGCTGCGCCCAAGGGAGCCTGA
- a CDS encoding GNAT family N-acetyltransferase, producing MTGTHADQVLAIYRAGIDEGDATFETTAPTWPVFDAAKLPEHRFVAEDGTGADGSGAVLGWVAATAVSDRCAYAGVVEHSVYVHPDARGRGVGSALLRALLASTEAAGIWTVQSGIFPENTASLALHARLGFRVIGTRERIGRHHGRWRDVVLVERRSLVVG from the coding sequence ATGACCGGGACTCACGCGGACCAGGTCCTGGCCATCTACCGCGCGGGCATCGACGAGGGCGACGCGACGTTCGAGACGACCGCGCCCACCTGGCCGGTGTTCGACGCCGCCAAGCTGCCCGAACACCGGTTCGTGGCGGAGGACGGAACCGGGGCGGACGGCTCCGGGGCCGTGCTCGGCTGGGTCGCCGCGACGGCAGTCTCCGACCGCTGCGCGTACGCCGGCGTCGTCGAGCACTCGGTCTACGTCCACCCGGACGCCCGGGGCCGGGGCGTGGGCTCCGCGCTGCTGCGGGCGCTGCTCGCCTCCACGGAGGCGGCCGGCATCTGGACCGTCCAGTCCGGCATCTTCCCCGAGAACACCGCCAGCCTCGCGCTGCACGCCCGCCTGGGCTTCCGCGTCATCGGCACCCGCGAACGGATCGGCCGCCACCACGGCCGCTGGCGCGACGTCGTTCTGGTCGAACGCCGCAGCCTCGTGGTCGGCTGA
- a CDS encoding YnfA family protein, giving the protein MLVVRSLALFAVAALFEIGGAWLVWQGVREHRGWAWIGAGVIALGLYGVVATFQNDDHFGRILAAYGGIFVAGSIAWGMVADGYRPDRYDIVGALICLAGMAVIMYAPRGGN; this is encoded by the coding sequence GTGCTCGTCGTCCGCTCCCTCGCCCTGTTCGCCGTCGCCGCGCTGTTCGAGATCGGGGGTGCCTGGCTGGTGTGGCAGGGCGTGCGCGAACACCGCGGGTGGGCGTGGATCGGCGCGGGGGTGATCGCGCTGGGGCTGTACGGGGTGGTGGCCACCTTCCAGAACGACGACCACTTCGGACGCATCCTCGCCGCGTACGGCGGCATCTTCGTCGCCGGCTCGATCGCCTGGGGCATGGTCGCCGACGGCTACCGCCCCGACCGCTACGACATCGTCGGAGCCCTGATCTGCCTCGCCGGCATGGCGGTCATCATGTACGCCCCGCGCGGCGGCAACTGA
- a CDS encoding flotillin family protein, with the protein MNAMTVGLGALVVLCLLAVLALSRLFRKVEQGKALIVSKMRKVDVTFTGQVVLPVLHRAEVMDISVKTIEITRAGKEGLICRDNIRADIRISFFVKVNKTVEDVVKVAQAVGTARASDRDTLQELFHAKFSEALKTVGKQLDFTDLYTKREELRYRIIEVIGVDLNGYHLEDAAIDYLEQTPLTQLDPANVLDAQGIRKITELTAVEHVRTNEAQRTEEKEITRQNVDAREAVLELERRQADAEIKQRREIETVRAREEAETARVVEEERLRAQGAFLRTEEQLGVQRENQAREVAVAAKNRERVLAIESERIEKDRLLEVIARERETELTRIAASKEVEAEKRDIAEVVRERVAVDRTVAEQEESIKKLRAVEEAERQRQAVIIAAEAEAQEKLVKDIKAAEAAEQSATHRAAEELTMAEARLKSAELEAQAKLKLAEATRAESAAEGLAAVEVRDKEADVIGKAGRAEAEAAEARLRAEAEGARAKALADAEGTRAKALAEADGVGEKLKAEAAGLTEKAAAMAALDEASRAHEEYRLRLAAEKDIRLAGLDVQRQIAEAQATVLATGLENADIDIVGGESVFFDRLMSSIALGKGVDGFVEHSQTAQALARPYLDGTSSLADDLGRVLGSVSTADVQNLTVSALLMKLMQTGGAQAGQVRKLLDRAGELGLADTPLTSLKAGALNGSAGA; encoded by the coding sequence ATGAATGCCATGACCGTGGGCCTGGGCGCGCTCGTCGTCCTCTGCCTGCTCGCCGTACTCGCTCTCTCCCGGCTGTTCCGCAAGGTGGAACAGGGCAAGGCGCTCATCGTCTCCAAGATGCGCAAGGTGGACGTGACCTTCACCGGGCAGGTCGTGCTGCCGGTGCTGCACCGGGCCGAGGTGATGGACATCTCGGTGAAGACCATCGAGATCACCCGGGCCGGCAAGGAGGGGCTGATCTGCCGGGACAACATCCGCGCGGACATCCGCATCTCGTTCTTCGTCAAGGTCAACAAGACCGTCGAGGACGTCGTGAAGGTCGCCCAGGCGGTCGGCACGGCGCGGGCCAGTGACCGCGACACGCTCCAGGAGCTGTTCCACGCGAAGTTCTCCGAGGCGCTCAAGACCGTCGGCAAGCAGCTGGACTTCACCGACCTCTACACCAAGCGCGAGGAGCTGCGGTACCGGATCATCGAGGTCATCGGGGTCGACCTCAACGGCTACCACCTCGAGGACGCGGCGATCGACTACCTGGAGCAGACGCCGCTGACCCAGCTCGACCCGGCCAACGTCCTGGACGCGCAGGGCATCCGGAAGATCACCGAGCTGACGGCCGTGGAGCACGTGCGCACCAACGAGGCGCAGCGCACGGAGGAGAAGGAGATCACCCGGCAGAACGTGGACGCCCGGGAGGCCGTCCTGGAACTGGAGCGGCGCCAGGCCGACGCCGAGATCAAGCAGCGCCGGGAGATCGAGACCGTACGGGCGCGCGAGGAGGCCGAGACGGCGCGCGTGGTGGAGGAGGAGCGGCTGCGCGCGCAGGGCGCGTTCCTGCGCACGGAGGAACAGCTCGGCGTGCAGCGCGAGAACCAGGCCCGCGAGGTCGCCGTCGCGGCGAAGAACCGGGAACGGGTCCTCGCGATCGAGAGCGAGCGGATAGAGAAGGACCGGCTCCTCGAGGTCATCGCGCGGGAGCGGGAGACCGAGCTGACCCGGATCGCGGCCTCCAAGGAGGTGGAGGCGGAGAAGCGGGACATCGCCGAGGTGGTGCGCGAGCGGGTCGCCGTGGACCGTACGGTCGCCGAGCAGGAGGAGTCCATCAAGAAGCTCCGCGCGGTGGAGGAGGCGGAGCGGCAGCGGCAGGCCGTGATCATCGCCGCCGAGGCGGAGGCGCAGGAGAAGCTGGTCAAGGACATCAAGGCGGCGGAGGCGGCCGAGCAGTCCGCGACGCACCGCGCGGCCGAGGAACTGACCATGGCAGAGGCCCGGTTGAAGAGCGCCGAGCTGGAGGCGCAGGCCAAGCTGAAGCTCGCGGAGGCCACCCGGGCCGAGAGCGCGGCCGAGGGGCTGGCCGCGGTGGAGGTCCGCGACAAGGAGGCGGACGTCATCGGCAAGGCCGGCCGGGCGGAGGCCGAGGCGGCCGAGGCGCGGCTGCGGGCGGAGGCCGAGGGAGCGCGGGCCAAGGCGCTCGCGGACGCCGAGGGCACCCGGGCCAAGGCGCTCGCCGAGGCGGACGGCGTCGGCGAGAAGCTGAAGGCCGAGGCGGCCGGGCTGACGGAGAAGGCGGCGGCGATGGCCGCGCTCGACGAGGCGTCCCGCGCGCACGAGGAGTACCGGCTGCGGCTGGCCGCCGAGAAGGACATCCGGCTGGCCGGGCTCGACGTGCAGCGGCAGATCGCCGAGGCGCAGGCGACGGTGCTGGCCACGGGGCTGGAGAACGCGGACATCGACATCGTCGGGGGCGAGTCGGTCTTCTTCGACCGGCTGATGTCGTCCATCGCGCTCGGCAAGGGCGTGGACGGCTTCGTCGAGCACTCGCAGACGGCGCAGGCGCTGGCCAGGCCGTACCTGGACGGCACGTCGAGCCTCGCCGACGACCTCGGCCGGGTGCTCGGCTCGGTCTCCACGGCGGACGTGCAGAACCTGACCGTCTCCGCGCTGCTGATGAAGCTCATGCAGACGGGCGGCGCGCAGGCCGGACAGGTGCGCAAGCTGCTCGACCGGGCGGGCGAACTGGGCCTCGCGGACACCCCGCTGACGTCCCTGAAGGCCGGGGCGCTGAACGGCAGCGCCGGCGCCTGA